A portion of the Mycoplasmopsis mustelae genome contains these proteins:
- the rpsH gene encoding 30S ribosomal protein S8 → MFITDPISDLVVRIKNANARKHKTVAIPYSTKKEAIVKLFESEGYIASYVVEGELTTKQIVVTLKYKKGQSAIVGIKRVSKPGLRVYVKSTEIPSIISGYGTVIISTSKGLMTGKEARKANVGGEIVAYIW, encoded by the coding sequence ATGTTTATAACAGATCCAATTTCAGACTTAGTGGTTCGTATTAAAAACGCTAATGCTAGAAAACACAAAACCGTTGCAATTCCTTATTCAACAAAAAAGGAAGCTATTGTTAAGTTATTTGAATCAGAAGGGTACATTGCTTCATATGTGGTTGAGGGAGAATTAACCACCAAACAAATCGTAGTTACACTAAAATACAAAAAAGGTCAATCAGCAATTGTTGGAATTAAAAGAGTTTCAAAACCCGGGTTACGTGTATATGTAAAATCAACTGAGATTCCATCAATTATATCTGGTTATGGAACTGTAATTATTTCAACCTCTAAAGGTTTAATGACTGGTAAGGAAGCAAGAAAGGCAAATGTAGGTGGTGAAATTGTT
- the rplV gene encoding 50S ribosomal protein L22, translating to MAQQAVAHVKLQRVSSSKAKLVANLFRGKDVSYALAILKNTSKKSAPIFVKLLNSAIANATNNHGMNASKLFVKEVYVNEGPTLKRFQPRSQGRANSIFKRTSNFSIVLEERN from the coding sequence ATGGCTCAACAAGCAGTCGCACACGTTAAATTACAAAGAGTGAGCAGCTCAAAAGCAAAATTAGTTGCTAACTTGTTTAGAGGAAAAGATGTGTCTTATGCATTAGCAATTTTAAAGAATACATCTAAAAAATCTGCCCCAATTTTTGTAAAATTATTAAACTCAGCCATCGCAAATGCAACAAATAACCATGGAATGAACGCATCAAAATTATTCGTAAAAGAAGTTTATGTTAATGAAGGACCAACTCTTAAAAGATTTCAACCAAGAAGCCAAGGTAGGGCAAATTCAATTTTCAAACGTACATCAAACTTTTCAATTGTATTAGAGGAGAGAAACTAA
- the rplB gene encoding 50S ribosomal protein L2, with translation MALKHYKPTTNGRRNMSSLDFKQNLSGHEPEKSLLVNLKNNAGRNNQGKITVRHRGGRVKRFYRIIDFKRNKDNIPAIVKTIEYDPNRSANICLLAYADGEKRYILAPKGIVLGQKVVSGEVVDIMIGNALPLAKIPEGTFVHNIEMQPGGGGIIARSAGTSAQILGKDDDGKYVVLKLKSGETRRILARCRATVGVVGNEEHLLVNVGKAGINRYKGIRPTVRGSVMNPVDHPHGGGEGKQPVGRKAPLTPWGKIALGVKTRKTKKSSNKLILRRRKDAK, from the coding sequence ATGGCATTAAAACATTATAAGCCAACTACCAATGGTCGTAGAAATATGTCTTCGTTAGATTTTAAACAAAACTTATCAGGCCACGAACCAGAAAAATCATTATTAGTAAATTTAAAAAATAATGCAGGTCGTAACAACCAAGGTAAGATTACTGTTAGACATCGCGGAGGACGTGTTAAAAGATTCTACAGAATCATTGATTTTAAACGTAACAAAGATAATATTCCTGCTATTGTAAAAACAATTGAATATGATCCAAATAGATCAGCTAACATTTGTTTATTAGCATATGCAGACGGAGAAAAAAGATACATTTTAGCTCCAAAAGGGATTGTCTTAGGACAAAAAGTTGTTTCAGGAGAAGTTGTTGATATTATGATAGGAAATGCATTACCATTAGCTAAGATCCCTGAAGGTACATTTGTACATAATATAGAAATGCAACCTGGTGGTGGAGGTATTATTGCGCGTAGTGCTGGTACTTCTGCACAAATTCTTGGAAAAGATGATGACGGTAAATATGTAGTGTTAAAACTTAAGTCAGGTGAAACGCGTCGCATTTTAGCTCGTTGTCGCGCAACAGTTGGTGTTGTTGGAAATGAAGAACACTTACTTGTTAATGTTGGTAAAGCTGGAATTAATAGATACAAAGGAATTAGACCTACCGTTCGTGGTTCTGTAATGAACCCAGTAGACCACCCACACGGGGGAGGAGAAGGAAAACAACCAGTTGGTCGTAAAGCGCCTCTCACTCCTTGAGGTAAAATTGCACTTGGTGTTAAAACTAGAAAAACTAAGAAATCTTCAAATAAACTAATTTTAAGAAGAAGAAAGGATGCTAAATAA
- the rplN gene encoding 50S ribosomal protein L14 yields the protein MLIELSKANVADNSGAKEIGVIRILGGSKKKVAKIGDIIVCSVKKAIPNGVVKEGQVVKAVVVRSRYGLHRDNGSYIRFDDNAVVIIKEDLTPRGTRVFGPVARELREKFPKIVSLAPEVL from the coding sequence ATGTTAATAGAATTATCAAAAGCAAATGTTGCTGATAACTCAGGTGCTAAAGAAATTGGTGTTATTCGTATTTTAGGTGGTTCAAAGAAAAAGGTTGCAAAAATCGGTGATATTATTGTATGTTCTGTGAAAAAAGCAATTCCTAACGGTGTGGTTAAAGAAGGTCAGGTAGTTAAAGCGGTTGTGGTGCGCTCAAGATACGGATTACACCGTGATAATGGTTCATATATACGTTTTGATGATAATGCAGTTGTGATTATTAAAGAGGATTTAACTCCACGTGGAACCCGTGTTTTTGGGCCGGTTGCGCGTGAGTTGCGTGAAAAGTTCCCAAAAATTGTTTCACTAGCCCCTGAAGTACTTTAA
- the rplP gene encoding 50S ribosomal protein L16 — MLQPKRTKFRKPFLVKHSKRKATKGNTVVFGDFGLQAVTSAWITARQIESARIAATRRMGREGQVIIRIFPHFSKTSKPIGVRMGSGKGAPELWYTAVKVNTMMFEVSGVSEEIARDALRLAGHKLPVKWKIIKKEEGVQ; from the coding sequence ATGCTTCAACCAAAAAGAACTAAATTTAGAAAACCATTCTTAGTAAAACATAGTAAACGTAAAGCAACCAAAGGAAATACGGTGGTATTTGGAGATTTTGGATTACAAGCAGTAACTTCAGCATGAATAACTGCACGTCAAATTGAATCTGCACGTATCGCTGCAACTCGTAGAATGGGACGTGAAGGACAAGTTATTATTAGAATTTTTCCTCACTTCTCAAAGACTTCTAAACCTATCGGGGTTCGTATGGGATCTGGAAAAGGTGCTCCCGAACTTTGATATACAGCAGTAAAAGTAAATACAATGATGTTTGAAGTAAGTGGTGTTTCAGAAGAAATTGCTCGTGATGCACTACGTTTAGCAGGACATAAATTACCAGTAAAGTGAAAAATCATTAAAAAAGAAGAAGGAGTGCAATAA
- the rplX gene encoding 50S ribosomal protein L24, which produces MAKIKFKKNDPVIVIAGSEKGKTGTIDKILPDSNRVIIKDVNIVTKHNKPTQKNQDGSITEIAAPIHISNVAYLFKKATKSHPNQFSKLGYKINKDGKKVRVVRKTNKEIN; this is translated from the coding sequence ATGGCTAAAATTAAATTTAAGAAAAATGATCCGGTTATAGTTATCGCAGGTAGTGAAAAAGGAAAAACCGGAACAATTGATAAAATCCTTCCAGATTCAAACAGAGTTATTATTAAAGATGTAAATATCGTAACCAAACACAACAAACCAACCCAAAAAAATCAAGACGGTTCAATTACAGAAATAGCTGCTCCAATTCATATTTCAAACGTTGCTTATTTATTTAAAAAAGCTACTAAATCACACCCAAATCAATTCTCAAAACTTGGATATAAAATAAACAAAGATGGTAAAAAAGTGAGAGTTGTCAGAAAAACAAACAAGGAAATTAATTAA
- the rplE gene encoding 50S ribosomal protein L5 encodes MLKQVYLSKVVPALKEKFNYSSIMQVPRIEKIVLNMTAGKEVSNSKAIEEVLNELTLISGQKPFQTKAKKSNASWKLREGMPMGGKVTLRRDRMWEFLEKLIHVAMPRIRDFRGANPKAFDGRGNFALGIKEEIIFPEIDFDKIRRIKGLDVLVVTTAKSDQEARALLELLGVPFEKKGAK; translated from the coding sequence ATGCTCAAACAAGTATATTTATCAAAAGTAGTTCCAGCGTTAAAAGAAAAATTCAACTACTCATCTATTATGCAAGTTCCAAGAATTGAAAAAATTGTATTAAATATGACCGCAGGTAAAGAAGTTTCAAATTCAAAAGCAATTGAAGAAGTTCTCAATGAATTAACATTAATTTCGGGGCAAAAACCATTTCAAACTAAAGCTAAAAAATCAAACGCATCATGAAAATTGCGTGAGGGAATGCCAATGGGTGGGAAAGTTACCTTACGTAGAGATCGTATGTGAGAATTTTTAGAAAAACTGATCCATGTTGCAATGCCACGTATTCGTGATTTTCGTGGAGCAAATCCTAAAGCATTTGATGGAAGAGGAAATTTTGCTTTAGGTATTAAAGAAGAAATCATTTTTCCAGAAATTGATTTTGATAAAATCCGTCGTATCAAAGGATTGGATGTCCTTGTTGTAACTACCGCAAAAAGCGATCAAGAAGCAAGAGCCTTATTAGAATTATTAGGTGTACCATTTGAAAAAAAAGGAGCTAAATAA
- the rpsC gene encoding 30S ribosomal protein S3, which translates to MGQKVNPNGFRYGITKAHNSTWFADKAQFGAYLVEDAKIYKFFEKFVRQYQIGQVQVKRNKDNKVTVFLHTAKPATVLGQEGKNIQDLTLKAQKFVKNKNLNLRIQVVELKKPDLNAKLLAEMIAAKLENRESFRQAQKIAMRAAMKSGAKGIKTMVSGRLNGVDMARSEGYSEGEMRLHTLRQNVEYATATARTTYGAIGVKVWVSLGEILEGDQKNASTKKN; encoded by the coding sequence ATGGGACAAAAGGTTAATCCAAATGGGTTCCGTTACGGAATTACTAAAGCACACAATTCAACATGATTTGCTGATAAAGCACAATTTGGTGCTTACCTAGTTGAAGATGCTAAAATTTACAAATTCTTTGAAAAGTTTGTACGTCAATACCAAATCGGACAAGTACAAGTTAAAAGAAATAAAGATAATAAAGTTACTGTATTTTTACATACAGCAAAACCAGCAACAGTTTTAGGTCAAGAAGGAAAAAACATCCAAGATTTAACTTTAAAGGCGCAAAAATTTGTTAAGAATAAAAATCTTAACCTTAGAATTCAGGTTGTAGAACTAAAAAAACCTGACTTAAATGCAAAATTATTAGCTGAAATGATTGCAGCAAAATTAGAAAATCGTGAAAGTTTCCGTCAGGCACAAAAAATCGCAATGAGAGCTGCGATGAAATCGGGTGCCAAGGGAATTAAAACAATGGTTAGCGGTCGTTTAAATGGTGTTGATATGGCTCGTTCAGAAGGGTATTCTGAAGGCGAAATGAGACTACATACTTTAAGACAAAATGTGGAGTATGCAACCGCAACCGCTAGAACTACATATGGTGCTATCGGAGTTAAAGTATGAGTTTCGTTAGGTGAAATTTTGGAAGGAGATCAAAAAAATGCTTCAACCAAAAAGAACTAA
- the rpsQ gene encoding 30S ribosomal protein S17, with translation MERNTRKTLTGTVVSAGKSAKTIIVAVDTFKKHPLYSKRFKSTKKFAVHDEKHLAGLNDIVVIMETRPLSRTKRFRLVSIKQKAVEGNN, from the coding sequence ATGGAAAGAAATACAAGAAAAACCTTAACTGGAACAGTTGTTTCAGCTGGCAAATCAGCTAAAACAATTATTGTTGCCGTAGATACCTTTAAAAAACACCCACTTTACTCAAAACGTTTTAAATCAACTAAAAAATTTGCAGTACATGATGAAAAACACTTAGCTGGTTTAAATGACATTGTAGTAATTATGGAAACTAGACCACTTTCAAGAACCAAACGTTTTAGATTAGTATCAATTAAACAAAAAGCAGTAGAGGGAAATAACTAA
- a CDS encoding type Z 30S ribosomal protein S14 translates to MARKALIIKSKRHSKFSTRAYTRCELCGRPHAVLRKYKICRICFRNLAHEGKIPGIKKASW, encoded by the coding sequence ATGGCGAGAAAAGCACTAATTATTAAGTCAAAGCGTCACAGTAAATTCTCAACTCGTGCTTATACACGTTGTGAATTATGTGGTAGACCACATGCGGTTTTAAGAAAATATAAAATTTGTCGTATCTGCTTTAGAAACCTTGCACATGAAGGTAAAATTCCAGGTATCAAGAAAGCGAGTTGATAA
- the rpmC gene encoding 50S ribosomal protein L29, which yields MLYKDLEKKSKDELEKLALELKAELFTLRYRNVTGDLKETHKIKIIRTDIAKVLTALNAKKDAK from the coding sequence ATGCTTTATAAAGATTTAGAAAAAAAATCAAAAGATGAGCTAGAAAAATTAGCATTAGAACTTAAAGCAGAATTATTCACTTTAAGATATAGAAATGTTACTGGTGATTTAAAAGAAACCCACAAAATTAAAATAATTAGAACTGATATTGCAAAAGTATTAACTGCATTAAACGCTAAAAAGGATGCTAAATAA
- the rplW gene encoding 50S ribosomal protein L23 → MEITKVIKSPILSEKTDILRTQNNVYVFKVDFAANKFQIKEAIETIFNVKVAKVNTIKVHKKPKNVGRYHGFTNRYKKAMVTLEDGQVMNYLPNDATTTTIDTKEVEEAKAAKAQKSMDVEAKVAQKLAAKKSVATKTVTVTKKTTTKRKVGGE, encoded by the coding sequence ATGGAAATCACAAAAGTAATTAAATCACCAATTCTTTCAGAGAAAACTGATATCTTAAGAACACAAAATAATGTTTATGTGTTTAAAGTAGATTTTGCAGCAAATAAATTTCAAATTAAAGAAGCTATAGAAACCATTTTTAATGTTAAGGTAGCAAAAGTTAATACTATTAAAGTTCATAAAAAACCAAAAAATGTAGGACGTTACCACGGATTTACCAATCGTTATAAAAAAGCAATGGTTACTTTAGAAGATGGTCAAGTAATGAATTACTTACCAAACGATGCGACAACTACAACAATTGATACTAAAGAGGTTGAAGAAGCAAAAGCAGCTAAAGCACAAAAATCTATGGACGTTGAAGCAAAAGTTGCACAAAAATTAGCGGCAAAAAAATCAGTTGCGACCAAAACAGTAACTGTAACTAAGAAAACCACAACTAAACGTAAAGTAGGTGGTGAATAA
- the rpsS gene encoding 30S ribosomal protein S19, with translation MARSLKKGPFADDHLLKKVDAIIEGNAPKKPIKTWSRRSTIFPSFVGLTFAVHNGRQFVEVYVTDDMVGHKLGEFSPTRTFSGHGADKGKKK, from the coding sequence ATGGCTCGTAGTCTTAAAAAAGGTCCATTTGCCGATGACCATTTACTTAAAAAAGTAGATGCAATCATCGAGGGTAATGCACCTAAAAAACCTATTAAAACATGATCAAGACGTTCAACTATTTTCCCAAGTTTTGTTGGTTTAACATTTGCGGTTCATAACGGAAGACAATTTGTTGAAGTTTATGTAACTGATGATATGGTAGGACATAAACTAGGTGAATTTTCACCAACCAGAACGTTCTCGGGTCACGGTGCTGACAAAGGTAAGAAAAAATAA